In Candidatus Rokuibacteriota bacterium, the genomic stretch AGCCCGATTCTGGCGGAAGCGCTCGCCCAGCCCGGCCCGTCGATCATCGACGTGCCCGTCGACTACGGCGAGAATGCCAAGTTGACCGCGCGGCTGGGCCGGCTCGTCTGCCCGATCTAGGCTTCAAAGAGACGAAGACGCGATGTCGGCGAATGCCGGACCCACACCTATGAACGGGGCGAATCGGACGGCGGAATATGCGACCGTGGCGGGCGCCGTCGACGGGCTGGCTCGCCGTGGCTTCACGGAGGGATTCCGTGTCGTCGACGGCAGGTTTCGAGTCATCGGGACGGGCAAGGCGCTCAGGGCCGAGGATCTGGTGATCCTCGAATACCATCGCTTCGAAGGCATCTCGGATCCCGGCGACATGGCGATTGTCTACGGCGTCGAGAGCAAGGACGGCGTGCGAGGGACCCTGGTCGATGCGTTCGGCGTGTACGCGGACCCCACGCTGAGCGCATTGCTGGAGGACGTGCCGATCCGGGAGACCGCGTGACCGCGCCGCGCCGTCTGGAGGACCCCGGGGGTCAGTAGCGTCTGCGGCGCCCGTCCTCCACGAGCGCCGATGACGTAGCTCGGCGCTCGTGCCGTGTCTGGAACCGAGCTGGCCCGGAAGGGGTTGCCTGGCGGAGACAAGACCGGTCGG encodes the following:
- a CDS encoding phosphoribosylpyrophosphate synthetase → MAGAVDGLARRGFTEGFRVVDGRFRVIGTGKALRAEDLVILEYHRFEGISDPGDMAIVYGVESKDGVRGTLVDAFGVYADPTLSALLEDVPIRETA